Genomic window (Pseudomonadota bacterium):
GACGAATTACAGGAGAACTTCCGCGACTACCGCGACCAGGTGACGCATCATTTCATGCGCACATCTGAGCTGGTGCAGGAAATGACCCAGAGTTATCGCTCTGTCTACGAGCACCTGGCCTCGGGAGCACAGTACTTGTGCGGTGATCCGGAGCTCAACCGACTGAACCGCCACACGCCACCGCCACTGGCCGCGGCCGACCCGCCGCAGCCGCAACAGCAAGCGGAGTATGACTACGACGAGTACGCCGAACTCTCGCGCATCCGCGATGATATCGACGAACTGCTCGGCGAGGCGCCGCGTATTTCCGACATGGACATGGACGCTGCGGAGCAGGACAACCGTCCGCTCCAGCACTAGCGTCTCCGAGAACCTATCTCGTAAAACGCGAGCAGCAGGTCATCCCGCAGCTGGCTGACTCATGCAACAGGCCGGCACGGAGCTGCACGGCCTATTCGCCGCTGACGGTCACCGTGACCACGCGCCGGTGCCCCACGCTGCGGTGCTCCCACAGGTAGATGCCC
Coding sequences:
- a CDS encoding DUF1043 family protein encodes the protein MITLDGQSSYWAIGILSFLIGIVLGWIITYTLVVRHGRTHQLQLELDELQENFRDYRDQVTHHFMRTSELVQEMTQSYRSVYEHLASGAQYLCGDPELNRLNRHTPPPLAAADPPQPQQQAEYDYDEYAELSRIRDDIDELLGEAPRISDMDMDAAEQDNRPLQH